Proteins co-encoded in one candidate division KSB1 bacterium genomic window:
- a CDS encoding AAA family ATPase: MISIDKLTIKVQEALQRAQQAASEAGHQQIEPVHLLAALLEVPEGIARSIVKKIGADPEMMLSRARQAIERLPRVSGGVGQLYLSSDLNKLFEGALREANQLRDEFVSTEHLLLAMCEDRTAAGDLLRQHGISRDLILKVLKELRGSQRVTDQNPEEKYQALKRYARDLNDLARRNKLDPVIGRDEEIRRVLQVLSRRTKNNPVLIGEPGVGKTAIAEGLAFRIIQGDVPENLKSKRIMALDMGALIAGAKFRGEFEERLKAVLREIAESDGQIILFIDEIHTLVGAGAAEGAIDASNMLKPALARGELRCIG; the protein is encoded by the coding sequence ATGATATCCATAGATAAACTGACCATAAAAGTTCAGGAGGCGCTGCAGCGGGCGCAGCAGGCGGCTTCCGAAGCCGGTCATCAGCAGATCGAACCGGTGCATCTGCTGGCGGCGCTTTTGGAAGTTCCGGAAGGTATTGCCCGCTCGATTGTGAAAAAAATCGGCGCCGATCCGGAGATGATGCTCTCGCGCGCGAGACAGGCCATTGAGCGTCTGCCCCGAGTTTCCGGCGGCGTGGGACAGCTGTATTTGTCATCCGACTTGAACAAGCTGTTCGAAGGCGCGCTGCGCGAGGCTAATCAACTGCGGGATGAATTCGTCAGCACCGAGCATTTGCTTTTGGCGATGTGCGAAGATAGAACTGCCGCCGGTGATTTGCTGCGGCAGCACGGCATTTCCCGCGATCTCATCCTCAAGGTGTTGAAAGAGTTGCGCGGATCGCAGCGGGTAACCGACCAGAACCCCGAGGAAAAGTATCAGGCCCTCAAAAGGTATGCGCGCGACTTGAATGATTTGGCGCGGCGCAACAAGTTGGACCCGGTGATCGGCCGCGATGAGGAAATTCGACGGGTTCTGCAGGTTCTATCGCGCCGGACCAAAAATAATCCGGTGCTGATTGGTGAGCCCGGCGTTGGGAAAACGGCCATCGCCGAAGGGTTGGCCTTCCGCATCATTCAGGGCGATGTGCCGGAAAACTTGAAATCCAAGCGCATTATGGCGCTCGATATGGGCGCGCTGATAGCCGGCGCCAAGTTTCGCGGCGAGTTCGAAGAGCGGCTAAAGGCGGTGCTGCGTGAAATCGCCGAGTCCGACGGACAGATCATTCTGTTCATCGACGAGATTCATACGCTTGTCGGTGCCGGCGCGGCGGAAGGCGCCATTGACGCCTCCAATATGCTCAAGCCTGCGTTGGCGCGCGGCGAATTGCGCTGCATCGGC
- the dnaK gene encoding molecular chaperone DnaK: MGKIIGIDLGTTNSCVAVMEGGEPVVIPNSEGGRTTPSVVAFTKTGERLVGQVAKRQAITNPQRTIYSIKRFMGRRYSEVTREIEEVPYKVVAGPNDVARVKIDDKEYTPQEISAMILQKMKQTAEDYLGEKVTDAVITVPAYFNDSQRQATKEAGEIAGLNVRRIINEPTAASLAYGLDKKKNEKIAVFDLGGGTFDISILEIGDGVFEVKSTNGDTHLGGDDFDQRIIDWMVDEFIKLEGVDLSRDPMALQRLKEAAEKAKCELSTLTQTEINLPFITATDTGPKHLNMTLTRAKFEQLCDDLFQRTLEPCRIALKDAGLTPADIDEVVLVGGSTRMPKVQQLVRELFGKEPHKGVNPDEVVAIGAAIQGGVLAGEVSDVLLLDVTPLSLGIETLGGVTTKLIPKNTTIPTRKSEIFSTAADNQTSVEIHVVQGEREMAADNRTLGRFHLDGIPPAPRGVPQIEVTFDIDANGILKVTAKDKATNREQSIRIEASTGLTKEEIERMVNDAKMHAAEDKRRREEIDTRNRADQTAYETEKFLRENGDKLDTETRNRVEAAVGRLKEAVKGTSIDEIKSALEALNQVMGQAAQKMYAAAGASAGQSSGGSGSSAGKSDAEEADFEVVDDKK, from the coding sequence ATGGGAAAAATCATCGGGATAGATTTAGGCACGACCAATTCGTGCGTCGCCGTGATGGAAGGCGGCGAGCCTGTGGTCATTCCGAACAGCGAAGGCGGTCGTACCACGCCGTCTGTGGTTGCTTTTACAAAGACCGGTGAGCGTCTTGTCGGTCAGGTTGCCAAACGGCAGGCGATCACCAATCCGCAGAGGACCATCTATTCCATCAAACGTTTCATGGGGCGCCGCTACAGTGAGGTGACGCGCGAGATTGAAGAGGTGCCGTACAAAGTCGTCGCGGGCCCCAATGATGTGGCGCGCGTCAAGATAGACGATAAAGAGTATACGCCCCAGGAAATCAGCGCCATGATTCTGCAAAAGATGAAGCAGACGGCCGAAGATTACCTGGGCGAAAAGGTGACCGATGCGGTCATTACGGTTCCCGCCTACTTTAACGACAGCCAGCGACAGGCCACGAAGGAGGCGGGAGAAATCGCCGGCTTGAACGTTCGGAGGATCATCAACGAGCCGACGGCCGCTTCACTGGCTTACGGCCTCGATAAAAAGAAGAACGAAAAAATTGCCGTGTTCGACTTGGGCGGTGGAACGTTCGACATCTCGATTCTCGAGATCGGCGACGGCGTCTTTGAAGTCAAGTCCACGAACGGCGATACACACTTGGGCGGTGATGATTTCGATCAGCGAATCATCGACTGGATGGTCGACGAGTTCATAAAGCTGGAGGGCGTTGATCTTTCGCGCGATCCGATGGCGTTGCAGCGCCTGAAGGAGGCTGCGGAAAAGGCCAAGTGCGAGCTCTCCACGCTGACGCAGACCGAAATCAATCTGCCGTTCATTACGGCCACGGATACCGGCCCGAAACATCTCAACATGACGCTGACGCGGGCCAAGTTCGAACAGTTGTGCGACGATCTGTTCCAGCGGACGCTGGAACCCTGCCGGATTGCGCTCAAGGATGCCGGCCTGACGCCGGCCGACATCGACGAGGTGGTGTTGGTCGGTGGGTCGACCCGTATGCCCAAAGTGCAGCAGCTGGTTCGCGAACTGTTCGGAAAGGAACCGCACAAGGGCGTCAACCCGGATGAAGTTGTGGCGATCGGCGCTGCCATTCAGGGCGGCGTGTTGGCGGGCGAAGTCTCGGACGTGCTGCTGCTGGATGTGACGCCGCTGTCTCTGGGCATCGAAACGCTCGGCGGCGTAACCACCAAGCTGATCCCCAAGAACACGACCATTCCGACCCGCAAGTCGGAGATCTTTTCCACGGCTGCGGACAACCAGACTTCGGTGGAAATTCACGTCGTACAGGGTGAGCGCGAAATGGCGGCGGACAACCGTACGCTCGGCCGCTTCCATTTGGACGGCATCCCGCCTGCGCCGCGCGGCGTGCCGCAGATCGAAGTCACTTTCGACATTGACGCCAACGGCATCTTGAAAGTAACCGCAAAGGACAAAGCGACCAATCGCGAGCAGTCCATCCGCATCGAAGCGTCCACCGGCTTGACTAAAGAAGAGATCGAGCGCATGGTGAACGACGCCAAGATGCATGCGGCGGAAGATAAGCGGCGGCGCGAGGAGATCGACACGCGCAACCGCGCCGATCAGACCGCCTATGAAACAGAGAAATTCCTGCGCGAAAACGGCGACAAATTAGATACTGAAACGCGCAATCGCGTCGAGGCGGCAGTCGGTCGGTTGAAAGAAGCCGTAAAAGGCACGAGCATCGACGAAATCAAATCCGCGCTGGAGGCGCTGAACCAGGTCATGGGCCAGGCGGCGCAAAAGATGTATGCGGCTGCCGGGGCCTCAGCCGGTCAGAGTTCCGGCGGATCCGGTTCTTCAGCCGGTAAGAGCGATGCCGAAGAGGCCGACTTTGAGGTTGTCGACGATAAAAAATAA
- a CDS encoding zinc ribbon domain-containing protein, with protein sequence MPTYEYKCESCGHIFEAFQSIKAEPLKECPVCGGEVRRLIGLGNGLIFKGTGFYITDYKKNGNGKKESAKSTDKVAEKKD encoded by the coding sequence ATGCCGACTTATGAGTACAAGTGCGAATCATGCGGACACATTTTTGAAGCCTTTCAGTCCATTAAAGCCGAACCGCTCAAGGAATGCCCTGTATGCGGCGGCGAGGTCAGGAGGCTGATCGGTCTGGGAAACGGTCTTATTTTCAAAGGCACGGGCTTTTACATTACGGATTATAAAAAGAACGGCAATGGTAAAAAAGAATCGGCCAAGAGTACAGACAAAGTGGCAGAAAAAAAGGACTGA